The sequence CTCTGTTTGGGAGAGTTCAGCTCCACAGCCATAGACAGAGGAGGCATCCCTTAGAGTGAAGGACCACCGCAGGTTCAGTGAGGGCCTAACTGGCTCAAACCCCTGGAAGTGACAGATCAACGTTGATGATGCTGTTTGATCATCAAGAACCACTGATGGAAATCTATGGGTGCCATCAGCCTCTATGTAGTGTCACCCTTGGCCTGACATGATAGGGGGCTAAAGGGGGCAGATAGAGTTCACCCCTTGATCTGTCTACATGGAGTTTGTATGTTGTCTCTATGTCTCTGTGGGTTTAAGAGTCTCTAACCTACACaccatttgcatgtgtgtactcTGTGATTGAGCGGGGTCTTGTTCAGGGTGTGGTCCTGCTTTGTGCTGAGACccctgaaacactgaaaacctCTAATGTGGTTACTAAAAATGGACTgatggatgcacacacacacatgcaagcgtAAACACACATAGCCACACtgtacaggcacacatacacaacaatACATGCACAGTGCGGACATTCACATATCTATATAAAATGGCAAGATTGTCACAGAGTGCTGCAGAAtgctaaatctttttttctgttggctaGTGGATCCCTCAATTGGAAGCTAGCTTTAACTGATACATTTTCTGTCCTAAATTGCGTCcctaaatgaaaacatggaaTAGGTACTTGAATTATTTAGAGGCAGCTTTATTGGCAGTAAAGCGCTACTCTAAACATTGTAATCAGATCCTATCTGACATGGCCACCTAACTcttatatacattacatatttgcttCCAATGAATAGAACCACTTCAGCCATCATGTTTCTCTGGGCTTAAGACTGACCAGAGACTTTAAGACAACCCTGACATCAACAACCTGCTGATTGTTACATTAGCTGTCATCACTCAGTCAGCTTCCAAATGACCGTGCCCATTTCCATACCTTaagacatcattttttttcctaatgggaaaagaaaaacatcaatagATCATGAGATAAAAAGATAGaatttatgtgaaaaaagaTAACCTGAACCCTGATTCTAAAAAGACTGTCAGTGATTGAACACATGGCACTGAAACATCCTCCTTCCCACATGAATAAAGCACCCTGTGTGCAGAACAGATTATGCCCTCAGATCAAAGCTGCGTAGCCCTCATCTTTCCTCTTACAGGGGTCCTGGGCACCAGCTAGTCTCCCTGTCGAATCAGACAAAGCCATTAGtctttttaaaaggcattttgtattgtatttcaaaaggGGAGGACCTTTAGACCCATGTTCTCTCTACATGCACTTTGTTTTACAGCTGTTGCTGAACGATACGCAGCCTATAGTTCGGGAAGGAACCATTATTAGATAAGAAAAGCAATATAACTCACAGTGCTGGGGTTTGGCAGTAAAGAACGATGACTGTGGGCGACGATCCTAATTCTTTCCGTGTGTTGaggctgcggggggggggggggggggggtgcgtgtcctttgtttccccttttttctccaGCTTCCCATCAGTATACAGAGTGTAAGAAATCCAAGGACTAACGGCCAAACTAACCACGGGGCTTGGGGGCAGATCAAAAGAGATAGACCCATCCATTCTCCGGCGCATGTAAAGGGAAAGAAATGGCCTTGTTTTCCAAAGACAtgtttcattatcatttttgaCCCCATTACATCTGAGCTGATTTGAGGCCTAGGAGCAGGACTCAGTCTAGATGCAGGCCCCAGTGAGGGATGAAGTCAGCTGTTTTGATGCATTACGTTGAGTCGCTGTGAGtcgcctgtttgttttcagatcaaATTTATAGTTTCAATAAATGTCTTACAGCCTAGCCTAAGCATTGCTTCTCACGTAGCTATCTTCCACAAATAAGACAAGAAggattattttacataattaaatgCCAGTGGACCTCATGAATCCTTTTTACGCAGCATGCGAATTTCACAGGAACAGACACCACATAAATCATAGTGTTTGAATGGCTTCATGGCATGTTATCCACACAGTGTCTTCAGCTGGGAATTACCTGGCAGTAGGTCTACCACCTGGTCAATGGCACACGGCATGCCAGGCCTACTGTttgcaaatgttaaaaaatcATTATGGAAAATCTGGGGGGATGCAACACAGCAAATGGGGTAAAATACGGTGAATATAAATGCAGCTTAGATAATAAAGACTGACAATACATGATGGATATGTCCAGGAGTGTTCTTTTTCCTTAAatttatattataaaaacattacaaatgaattGTATATAACTCatgttcaaagaaaatacacaaaagtaTTTCAATGAACACAAATAATTAGGACATATCATGTGATATTTGTGTGTAAAAGCCTAGAATggaaatattgatattgttgACATTCCTCGTAAGATTCCCTGAATAAAGGCAATTTTGACCAACAGAAAACCTAAGATAATGCAGAATTTGATATTCCGCTTAAGTTTTGAGAAACCCTAAATAATAGTAAATTTGTGCACGATTGCTTTATTTACCAACACTGACATCTGGTGGCTGCTTGACAGAACAGCATTCAAGTGATTCAAACCAGGAAATTGCAATTTTAGTCTGGTTGCTTTACCTGGTCTATGTATTacttacagaggaaaaaacaaaattacaatacacattcatataaaatgtatacacaaacattttgtagATTTGGAGAAAAAGTTTTTATGATTATAAAAGGTTTTATTTACTGCTGAGTTAATGGGCAATTCACATAAACTGAACCAGCTCATTGCTTAGTTCATTGTTAGGAAAAGTTTAGTGGTGCTACTGCCTTATACAACAAGTATATAACAATTAGTATGACAGTTACATGTAACTATGCGCCTAGAAGCCCTGGACAAGAACACACAACAGCGCTTCTTAACATCCAATGGCAGACAACTGCTGGTGAAATCTACTTAACAGAGATGTGGATGCAGTCTACTGCCTATAGCAGTGGCACATCCGTTGCTGAAGGAGTTCACACAATCACACTACGAAGATCTGAAACTCTGACACGGAACTTTCATATACAAAGATGCACTGTCTCCTGTACAGGTGCACAGTGCACATTATAAACACCACCAAAAACGCAATTGTTTGTAAAAcatgtttctctgtgcagtACTGATATTGAAATTTCATATTGAAATGATCAAATGTATTgctgatattgatattgataaaactgcaaaatatgtgaacaaacttctgtttattcatttgttctACTACCAATAGCAGGTACGTGAAAACGGTTTGACCTTACTGTGtagattattttattcatgactCTCAGAAAATTTATGAAATGTGACAGAGTGCGTATTAGACAGTGGTTGTctaaaacattcttttttgtaccttaaaaaaagcaaaataatgtaTTACAGGCCCCTGAGACATTATAATTCAATATAATTGTAATAACGATCTGGAATGACCTAATTATAATATCTGTGTCctttaaggaaaaaaagttGGAAGAGATACATAATGGCTCATAGTTCAAACATAGTTCTGACAAATATAGCATGTACTTGCATAGCTCTGCTTTTTCCTGTAACAATTTtacctgaaaataaaacaagtaaaatatgAGGTATATTTCCAGTTATATTAATTATTTGGTAAGAACAAACTGTTTCACTAAACCACTGTGGTAAAAACTATGTCAGCAAAAGTCATATGACTGCGCAATCTGACAGTCCAATAGGACTGAACTGCCTGTTTTTCATACTacatatttctgtaatgaaCCTTGTCAGTTTAATTGGATGACTACTGCTTTAAACGTACTTTAGGCTTCTTGTGTTCAAGCCTTTACACAGCTTGTCTGAGAGTCCCACTGTCTTAAATACAAACCTGACGACAATGATTATTTCTGTTTGGGGTATATGCCCCACTTGCTTAACTGATCAAAACACCATGTCTTTGGGTTCTATATTCAAATTAACACATTGCAAAATTTCACTCTTTATcctctcatcatcatcatctccttCATCAATGTTTTTACAACTCCAACTTTGCCATTAAATTGCTATTTGTAATttgcaaagtgcaaaaaaagagTCCTGTTAAAGGAGAGAAGCTGCTTTCTCCCTTAAAGGATATGAGAGTAACAAAATGAGAACTAAGTTCATGGCAGATACAAATAGCAGTGACATGTCATGTGGCTTCATGTTTTTTGTACCTTGTGGGAGCATATGGCCCTACTTCAATGGACCAAAGTCTACATAAATGGCATGCTTACACAGAGCaacttcctctccctctgagcCAAACACCTGCCAGAAAAACTGTTGTAACCAAACACAGTGGCTAGTTTCTCTGGTGTTTTGGTCTGTAGCATTCAGCTTAATAGAATAATTGTGCGTCCACATAACTCAAAAGGCCAGCAAAGACCTGATACCCCAAAATAAAAGGCTGTCATCAAACACATGTATTACCAGACTCAGCCACAGAACATGTAAAAAGAGCAGTCACTCTTCTCGAATTCCCTTTGTTCATCAGACAGAAGGCACATCGTCCTCTGGGTCAGTTTCCTCTCCGGATAAAAGAGGCTCTGCCTCCTTGGGCTCATCTGGGCCCACGAGTCCTACAGCCCTGTAAAGAGATATGGGTCATGGTAACTAAGCATTATTTATGGACAGTGCTCATGCACACAGGAGGGCCACAGATGAAGGCATGGTTGCGGTCCCCTGGGCTCTTCCCACAGAACACAGATTACAGGGCTACCTTTCCCAATTTCACAAACCTTAAATGGATTACTCTTATGCCCTCTCCTGGTCTGATCAGATTCCCAGTCACATGCGAATCTTTAACTGAATGCTGCACCCTGCTCATTGATCACACATCCTAGCAAAAATCTCATAATACAACCCTGTGATATCTGACCCTGCAGTGTCATGTCATATGACCACTTGCGCTACACCAAGCTCAGGATGTCTGGCACAAAGCATGTGGCTTCTTTCTGCAGAAATTTCACAGACTcaggaggagattcagaagcacTGTCCCTATGATACGGTTGGGTTTCCCTACTCTTAAAACAGAACGAAATACAGACGCACAACCCTGTGACATTTCATTGTCCAAAAGCATGCCACCTTTATTTTCTTGAGAACACTACAGTGGTTTTGGAAGGCCTCcatttgaagtgtttttcaCTCTTGAGAAGAAAAGcccaaaagaaaacacttgtGCTCTGCACTTGTGATCTGTCTATTGCTTTCTACTTACCTATCTACAGTatgtttcagccacaccaagTGGTCACTATTAGGAGGAATTCACTACAGcataatattaacaaaaaatgagGGCTAGGAATGTTTTGATGTCTTGTAATGGTAGTGTTCTGAACACTAACAAATCCTTACTCTCTAAGCAAAGACTGTCGATGTCTACTACACTTTGCTGACAGTTTGACAAAAGGGACAAGGACCACTCACCCCAGCAGGGCCATGGGGATGAGGCACAGTCCTGCAGCCAGCAGAAAGCAGAACCCGGAGTACCAGGCCACGGTGGCAGCATACAGGCTGCTGAACACAGCGAAGGCCACGTTGGAACTCAGGCTCTCCAGGAAGGCCACGCACGCAAAGAGCGCTCCTGTCGAGAGGGTAGGGAAGGGCACTTCAATCACAGTCCACTGGTCCCTCAATGAGTGGCCGGCAAAGTAAACCACTTACCCTGTTCAGACTTTGAGACTGCCTTTGACATCATTGAGCGCAGCACGGGAGCCGGCATGATAGCTAGAAGCATCGGAACCCtgactgaggaaaaaacaacagtcaCACGTGATGTCTTCTTCATTATCCATAACAGTCCAACATTATCCAACAGTCATTTTAAGAGAGACAAGCACTTtgtaaataaaaggaataaaaactgttttatttttcccagttCATCCATGGAAAAACTATTTTTGAAGAGGATTCAAAGTTTCCAAAACCACTCGAACAGTACATTGTCGACAATACTGGCAGCATTCATTGCATTTGACTCACTTCCATGGTTTTGATTGGCAGCATCGACTCAAACAACCAATAAAAGCATTTACAGATTTCCCCATCTATCATGTTATAACAGGTGGTAATCTTAATGTGGTTTTCTTTTATCAGACCACAggcaataatgaaatgaattacaTGATAAGAATGAGGAGGCTTGTGCCAAGACGCCCTGGGAATCACTGGATATATAACTCCATATACGGCAACTAGGTCTCAGAATGATTGCCTTTCAAACCTCACTTCTACATTAAAGCTCTGCATTGCACTGcacatgctttctgtgttgaAAACTGCAACAGCAATGCATTAATTTGAATAATGGTTAATCATTACAAAAGTACAACTTACAAGGCCATGGAGTTCATCTACACAGCATAACGAGAGTCACTACACTCTCATTTGTTAATTAGGCAGAGGCCCTTAACCAGTGGGAATGCCacaatatttcagtatattcCAACATCTTATGCATTTTGTCACACATGTATAAAGCTTTTTACCGAGGTTAAGTCCATTACtcaagggttcagcagcagtttCCCCCCTGACTTAGAGAAAGAGTTCCCAGACCCTTATTCTTAGTAGAGACGTTTCCCATTATGCACCCTGAAATCCTGCCACAGGGAGAGGACTGCAAGCACTTACCAAGGAACATCATTAGAGTGGTTTTGGCAAAGGCTACCATCACCAGCCCAGACATGACGGACAGCAGGCCGATGAAGACAATGGTACCGTTGCCCAGGCAGCGCGAGAAAACGGACACCCCGATGAAGCTGGTGATGAAGACGATGGTGGAGAGAGCCGAGCCATACCCGATGAGGATCTCACTCCAGCAGAGCGGCTCGTTGAGCTCGTACAGCGTGATCATGGACATGCCGCCCATGTTGGCGAAGCAGTAGAAGGTGAaggtgaggagcaggagcaCCACCAGGGTGTTCCTCCTCCGGCTGGCCGCCGCAAAGAGCTGGTACACCCCGTACACCAGCTTCTGCATGGCCGGACGCGATGGGCCCTCGGGGGCCAGCAGGGGGTCGGGCGGTCTCATCGTCTCCTCCAGCACGAAGATGGCGTACAGCAGGTTGGCGAACTGGAACAGGGAGGAAGTGAAGAAGGGCCAGTTGAAGCCGGCTGCCCTCAGGAAGTAGCCCGTGGACAGGGACGCCACGCCTGAGAGCAGCCCGATCACCATGTCCACCCCGGCCATGCGCAGGGTCTTCTGCTTGCCGTCCTCGCACAAGTCGGCGATATAGGAGAAGCAGCCACCCAGCAGGGTCCCCACTCCCCCGAAGAGGGAGCTGACGAAGTTGGACGCGATGAGCAGGTAGAGGTTGAGCTCGAAGAAGGAGATGGCCAGGAAAGAGATGGTGTAGATGAGCGAGCCCACCAAAGGGAGGATGATGGTGATCTTACGGCCGCGGTGGTCACTGTAGGCCACCAGAATGAGGGTGACGATGAGGCTGGGGATCATGGAGAAGAGCTCGCTGTACAGGGAGAACAGAGAAGCTGCTTTTTGCACCTCCTGCGGGAACgcagaaacaaaacaagcgGGAAGTCTTGGTTATTTGGAAAAAGCCCCGAGTCATAACACAAAGGGATGCTTGTGGTCACACTGCGCGTCTCTAACAAGATTACCAGCGATTTCACGCAAAGAGAAACTCATTGGCATTTTTCTCAAATGGTCCCTTTTCTTAAAGGAGGAAGTGGAACAATGAAAAGTAGAAGTGATGTGATGTATTATCGTAACCTATGAAAGTGTTTCTTATATACCAGAAAAAccaattcagtcattttaaacacattcctGTAGGCTGTGCGTTGTCGGAAAAAGCTCAAAACTGCACATTCCACAACAACAGGTGTTAGAAACTGACAAAAGTACACATGACTTTCTATGTATCAAGTAACCTGACGTggttaatttcttttggtttctGGTTCTATACATGTCCCAACAGATGGGCTGTACTTGACTATAAAAAACTCGAACAGCAGTTACCCTGCTCCGGCTACTCACATACCTGAAAATCAGAAACTTCTTCTCTCACTTAACTCTTGACTTGGTTTTAGTACCCGTGGAATCACCGGACATAACAAGATTTCTAAACTGATCCTATTTGTGATGAGAGGCCCTTACTGAAGTCCCTTAAGCTACTAATTTCATCTGTGGtgtacatcatttttttttttactga comes from Megalops cyprinoides isolate fMegCyp1 chromosome 3, fMegCyp1.pri, whole genome shotgun sequence and encodes:
- the LOC118775323 gene encoding solute carrier family 46 member 3 — its product is MKGLYLVEPIVAIYAFASFLVFPLVQQYVYRRLWQELTNTTYPVADDISRCATNSSNHSSYHEEVQKAASLFSLYSELFSMIPSLIVTLILVAYSDHRGRKITIILPLVGSLIYTISFLAISFFELNLYLLIASNFVSSLFGGVGTLLGGCFSYIADLCEDGKQKTLRMAGVDMVIGLLSGVASLSTGYFLRAAGFNWPFFTSSLFQFANLLYAIFVLEETMRPPDPLLAPEGPSRPAMQKLVYGVYQLFAAASRRRNTLVVLLLLTFTFYCFANMGGMSMITLYELNEPLCWSEILIGYGSALSTIVFITSFIGVSVFSRCLGNGTIVFIGLLSVMSGLVMVAFAKTTLMMFLVRVPMLLAIMPAPVLRSMMSKAVSKSEQGALFACVAFLESLSSNVAFAVFSSLYAATVAWYSGFCFLLAAGLCLIPMALLGAVGLVGPDEPKEAEPLLSGEETDPEDDVPSV